In Rhodothermales bacterium, a single window of DNA contains:
- a CDS encoding Gfo/Idh/MocA family oxidoreductase yields the protein MQPRAGLGIVGLNFGANVIETQLLGGPAEPWFELRAVCDADAARARAAGERYGVPAYSSLGDLLADDTIRAVGLFTGPAGRAGLLGQIIRAGRDVMTTKPFERDPEAAAAVLREAVALGRTIHLNSPGPFLEPDLRRIKQLEATHDLGRPVALRWETWCNYREQADGSWYDDPERCPAAPLFRLGIYAINEFVQLMAGRAEPESVQVVTSRLFTGRPTADNAMLILRFTDGTLGSIFASFCIDDGAAYPDTLTVGYERGTIVRKDLPFAAGEPQRKSVQLHTGPRAYPPYYPRHLPQTRWRHVPVGGLLPGDARPGRAGRNAPRSDRRRHPHRQRDGSGGKRGKGKREKGKGKREKV from the coding sequence ATGCAACCACGCGCCGGACTGGGCATCGTCGGTCTCAACTTTGGGGCCAACGTAATCGAAACGCAACTCCTCGGCGGACCTGCCGAGCCCTGGTTCGAGCTCCGCGCCGTCTGCGACGCCGATGCGGCCCGCGCCCGCGCCGCCGGCGAGCGATACGGCGTCCCAGCGTATTCGTCGCTCGGAGACCTCCTGGCGGACGACACTATCAGGGCCGTGGGGCTGTTTACGGGCCCGGCCGGCCGGGCCGGCCTCCTCGGCCAGATCATCCGCGCCGGCCGCGACGTGATGACCACAAAGCCGTTCGAGCGCGACCCCGAGGCGGCCGCCGCCGTCCTCCGCGAAGCCGTGGCGCTCGGCCGCACCATCCACCTGAACTCGCCCGGGCCGTTTCTCGAGCCGGACCTCCGCCGGATCAAACAGCTGGAGGCCACGCACGACCTCGGCCGGCCGGTCGCGCTCCGCTGGGAAACCTGGTGCAACTACCGCGAACAGGCTGATGGCTCGTGGTACGACGACCCCGAGCGCTGCCCCGCCGCGCCGCTGTTCCGCCTGGGGATATATGCCATCAACGAGTTCGTGCAACTCATGGCCGGACGCGCCGAGCCGGAATCCGTCCAGGTGGTCACGTCGCGCCTGTTCACCGGCCGGCCCACGGCGGACAACGCCATGCTCATCCTCCGCTTTACCGACGGCACCCTCGGCAGCATCTTCGCCTCGTTCTGCATCGACGACGGCGCCGCGTATCCGGACACACTCACCGTGGGCTACGAGCGCGGTACGATCGTCCGCAAGGACCTGCCCTTCGCGGCCGGCGAGCCGCAGCGTAAGTCCGTCCAACTCCACACCGGCCCCCGCGCCTACCCCCCCTATTATCCCCGACATCTTCCCCAAACCCGTTGGCGCCACGTACCAGTGGGAGGCCTTCTACCAGGCGATGCACGGCCAGGGCGCGCCGGCCGAAACGCGCCCCGAAGTGATCGTAGACGCCATCCGCATCGTCAACGCGATGGCTCAGGCGGAAAACGAGGAAAAGGTAAAAGGGAAAAGGGAAAAGGGAAAAGGGAAAAGGTGTAG
- a CDS encoding S1/P1 nuclease has translation MPISLHAAPAGLRRGAPRLSLWLVLLIAYASLAPAPAAAWSSNGHMLIAALAYRSLPSDRQAAWAALLQHHPEYDAWQQDFDALGVEMAVGEYLFMRASVWPDQIRRRGNPYDHATWHYTNFPLVPDAFALAETLTPENDVLFGIQESVRVLGTVRADAVDRAVHLSWLVHLVGDLHQPLHAATLVNDVYPEGDRGGNDFFVRPRSNRAGMNLHAFWDQLLGTSGDVREVRNQATLLGRTYTRPALLELREATDAHGWALESRQLCIEAVYLNGTLAGEVETGRDQAPVLPDAYPMRAKQIAERRAALAAYRLADVLADL, from the coding sequence ATGCCCATTTCCCTTCATGCCGCGCCGGCCGGCCTACGCCGTGGCGCCCCGCGCCTATCCCTCTGGCTGGTTCTTCTGATCGCCTATGCCAGCCTTGCGCCGGCTCCCGCGGCGGCCTGGAGTAGCAACGGCCACATGTTGATCGCGGCACTCGCCTACCGGTCGCTTCCATCCGATCGGCAGGCCGCCTGGGCCGCCCTGCTGCAGCATCACCCGGAATACGACGCCTGGCAGCAGGACTTCGACGCGCTGGGGGTGGAGATGGCGGTCGGCGAATACCTGTTCATGCGCGCGAGCGTCTGGCCGGACCAGATCCGCCGTCGCGGCAACCCCTACGACCACGCCACCTGGCACTACACCAACTTCCCCCTGGTCCCGGATGCGTTTGCCCTGGCGGAGACACTCACGCCCGAGAACGATGTGTTGTTCGGGATCCAGGAGTCCGTCCGGGTGCTCGGCACCGTGCGTGCGGATGCCGTGGACCGCGCCGTCCATCTCAGCTGGCTCGTACACCTCGTCGGGGATCTCCACCAGCCCCTCCATGCGGCCACGTTGGTCAACGACGTCTACCCCGAGGGGGATCGTGGAGGGAATGATTTCTTCGTTCGGCCTCGCTCGAACCGCGCCGGCATGAACCTGCACGCCTTCTGGGATCAGCTGCTGGGCACGTCCGGCGATGTGCGCGAGGTGCGTAATCAGGCCACCCTACTGGGCCGCACCTACACGCGGCCGGCACTGCTGGAACTGCGGGAGGCCACGGACGCCCACGGCTGGGCGCTGGAGAGCCGGCAACTGTGCATCGAGGCCGTCTACCTGAACGGCACTCTAGCCGGCGAAGTTGAAACCGGCCGCGACCAGGCCCCTGTGCTGCCGGACGCCTATCCGATGCGGGCCAAACAGATCGCGGAACGCCGCGCCGCCCTCGCCGCCTACCGGCTGGCGGACGTCCTGGCCGATCTCTGA
- a CDS encoding cation:proton antiporter, with translation MTEYFLLGLAAIVVLGVMAQWLSWRFKIPSILLLLIFGFLAGPVTGLLDPERLLGNLLYPFLSLTVGLILFESGLHFRLQDIRESGKVVQHLITIGLAATWAMVGVAAYYILGLDLNMAILIGALLSVTGPSVVVPLLRHVRPQGRVGAIGKGEGIFNDPIGAIIAVLVLKTIVFLNEPIIGGLEVSSMSEAFVHAGLGLLLILFVSIGVSVTCTGLLYVLLHKRLVPDYLKNAVAITVVVGAFSVSEVLREESGLLTAVLLGMAIANLQYGSVPRLSQFKADVRVLLLAVVFILFGARLDITELGFINQNTLLFLAALLFIVRPVAVLLSAIGTRITWRELLFLSWMAPRGIVAAALAAVFSFQLEAIFPEASSGIVPVVFMVVIGTVA, from the coding sequence GTGACGGAATACTTCCTACTGGGGCTGGCGGCGATCGTCGTCCTTGGCGTTATGGCTCAATGGCTATCATGGCGTTTCAAGATACCATCCATCCTGCTCCTGCTCATTTTCGGCTTTTTGGCCGGCCCCGTGACAGGGCTGCTGGATCCTGAGCGCCTTCTGGGCAACCTCCTGTATCCCTTTCTTTCACTGACGGTCGGGCTGATCCTTTTTGAAAGTGGGCTCCATTTCCGGCTGCAGGACATTCGAGAGTCGGGCAAGGTGGTCCAGCACCTGATTACCATCGGGTTGGCCGCCACCTGGGCCATGGTGGGGGTAGCCGCGTATTATATCCTCGGGTTGGACCTCAACATGGCCATCTTGATCGGGGCCTTGCTTTCGGTCACCGGGCCCTCGGTGGTCGTCCCGCTGTTGCGGCATGTGCGCCCGCAGGGCCGGGTTGGGGCGATCGGGAAGGGGGAGGGGATATTTAACGACCCGATCGGCGCGATCATCGCCGTCCTGGTGCTCAAGACGATCGTGTTCCTCAATGAGCCCATCATCGGCGGCCTCGAGGTGAGCAGCATGAGCGAGGCGTTCGTACACGCCGGCCTCGGCCTCTTGCTCATCCTCTTCGTGAGCATCGGGGTGAGCGTCACGTGTACGGGGTTGTTGTACGTACTGCTCCACAAGCGCCTCGTGCCGGATTACCTGAAAAACGCGGTGGCGATCACGGTCGTGGTGGGTGCGTTTTCGGTCTCGGAAGTGCTCCGAGAGGAGTCGGGTTTGCTTACGGCCGTGTTGCTCGGCATGGCCATCGCCAACCTCCAGTACGGCTCCGTCCCCCGGCTCTCCCAGTTCAAGGCCGATGTGCGGGTGTTATTGCTGGCGGTGGTTTTCATTCTGTTCGGCGCCCGGCTGGACATCACTGAGCTCGGATTCATCAACCAGAACACCCTCCTGTTCCTGGCCGCGCTTCTGTTCATCGTGCGCCCGGTGGCCGTACTCCTCTCCGCCATCGGCACCCGCATCACCTGGCGCGAGCTGCTGTTCCTGTCCTGGATGGCGCCTCGGGGCATCGTGGCCGCCGCGCTGGCCGCCGTGTTCAGTTTCCAGCTGGAAGCCATCTTCCCGGAGGCCAGCAGCGGCATCGTCCCGGTCGTATTTATGGTGGTGATCGGCACCGTGGC
- the smc gene encoding chromosome segregation protein SMC has translation MYLSKLSMHGFKSFAQKTELAFDPGVTAVVGPNGCGKSNIVDAVRWVTGEQRSRILRSEKMDSVIFNGTARRRPLGMAEVTLTIENTRGILPTEYAEVTIGRRLYRSGESEYLLNGVQCRLKDILDLFMDTGMGPGAYSVIELKMIEEILSENTQERRHLFEEAAGITKYKLRRTQALRKLDGTQANLTRIRDLTDEIGKRVQSLKSQAEKAAQAREVQTRLRELELSLAQIELNRLRSLEEKLSKETQQLKDQIDVHTAEESREEADMEALKTELVGQEKALSSRQQDLNQHLEKVRSLETERRLALERMDTARRNLERAHREQEEEAKRIHELQEQVEKLKFDMTEAQPVLERARRMATEAKAESENRNARAKEAWKTAQSHRDAEEAAERTRVEQRRTMDRLASRIELVEHDLAGVHEQAAALDAGVAAALSRRDQLAAGLEQHRQLLEQARIAQGEAERARADMQQKHDKAMEELRRIERQYDAVSAEAQLLESLISSYEDLSEAARYLAETDGWTLDDLTTVADVIGAEAEHSRALDAALGPYASCIVVKTEAEARQAIALLRAGQKGRTNIIVLSRIKKPMHSIEIIEEAADRGARPMTDIARVREPAYQTLCQTLLHNCFLVNSLEHGQDLLDTMEEMATMLYDTALPLRYYAPSGEWLDARGILCGGSSRGDDSVRTGRLQRREQFEAAVENLKSLKAALEQKQRVSQQVRQALDVIPVDGNRQALREAEQRYNEAERMHSRVHHEHRAAEQRRDELADRIEGMIETVTSGRVQVATLQEPVSELEARVQALRIERVASEEAFRVAEADNREALNKYNDANLAAVQARNHFDNVSRDVDRSKQDIGHLQGRQQAREQHVASLKQIIEENLAAKESYDLQIKDLYSLHADLEAAVSEAEQDRIETQERIRNLELRLRALRQSREQGLREETQRAVRLTEVQTRATDLAKNVLEDYERSLIDDPVAVPADFDDKAARQEVQSLRARLRAMGSINELALESYEEEKERFEFMSAQRKDLEEAEKTLLNTITEINVTAAACFDETFQQVRMNFAHLFSTLFGKDDTADLILTDPEDPLESPIEIVAKPKGKRPSAISQLSGGEKTLTATALLFAIYLVKPSPFCILDEVDAPLDEANVERFMQLIREFSGNTQFILVTHNRRTMELADRLYGITMQEQGVSKLVGVKFDERVTLVEEE, from the coding sequence ATGTATCTAAGCAAGTTATCCATGCACGGGTTCAAGAGCTTCGCGCAGAAGACGGAGCTCGCGTTTGACCCGGGTGTGACGGCCGTCGTGGGCCCGAACGGGTGCGGTAAGTCCAACATCGTCGATGCTGTGCGGTGGGTGACGGGCGAACAGCGTTCGCGCATCCTGCGGTCCGAGAAGATGGATAGTGTGATCTTCAACGGCACGGCCCGCCGGCGCCCGCTCGGCATGGCCGAGGTGACGCTGACGATCGAAAATACCCGCGGTATCCTGCCCACCGAATACGCCGAGGTGACGATTGGCCGGCGCCTCTACCGCTCCGGGGAATCCGAGTACCTCTTGAATGGCGTCCAGTGCCGGCTGAAGGACATCCTGGATCTCTTCATGGACACGGGCATGGGCCCGGGCGCCTACTCGGTCATCGAGCTGAAGATGATCGAAGAGATCCTCTCCGAAAATACCCAGGAACGCCGGCACCTGTTCGAAGAGGCCGCCGGAATCACGAAATACAAACTGCGCCGGACGCAGGCCTTGCGCAAGCTGGACGGCACGCAGGCCAACCTGACCCGCATCCGCGACCTCACGGACGAGATCGGGAAACGGGTGCAATCCCTCAAAAGCCAGGCGGAAAAAGCGGCCCAGGCGCGCGAAGTGCAGACACGCCTGCGCGAACTCGAACTTTCCCTCGCTCAAATCGAACTCAATCGCCTGCGCTCGCTGGAGGAGAAGTTGAGCAAGGAAACGCAGCAGCTGAAGGACCAGATCGACGTACACACCGCCGAAGAGTCCCGCGAGGAAGCGGACATGGAGGCGCTGAAGACGGAACTGGTCGGCCAGGAAAAGGCACTCTCCAGCCGGCAGCAGGATCTCAACCAGCACCTCGAGAAGGTGCGCTCCCTGGAGACGGAACGCCGGCTAGCGCTCGAGCGCATGGATACGGCGCGGCGCAACCTCGAGCGCGCCCACCGCGAGCAGGAAGAGGAGGCAAAGCGTATTCACGAGCTCCAGGAGCAGGTCGAAAAGCTCAAGTTCGACATGACCGAGGCGCAGCCTGTGCTCGAACGCGCCCGACGGATGGCGACCGAGGCGAAAGCCGAAAGCGAAAACCGCAACGCCCGCGCGAAAGAGGCGTGGAAAACCGCGCAGTCCCACCGCGACGCTGAAGAAGCGGCCGAGCGGACCCGCGTGGAGCAGCGGCGGACGATGGATCGGCTCGCAAGTCGGATCGAACTCGTCGAGCACGACCTCGCCGGCGTCCACGAGCAGGCCGCGGCCCTCGATGCCGGCGTGGCCGCGGCGCTCAGCCGGCGCGACCAGCTCGCCGCGGGCCTCGAACAACACCGGCAACTGCTCGAACAGGCGCGTATCGCCCAGGGCGAAGCCGAACGCGCCCGGGCGGACATGCAGCAGAAGCATGACAAGGCGATGGAGGAGCTGCGGCGTATCGAGCGGCAGTACGACGCCGTCTCCGCCGAAGCGCAACTCCTCGAAAGCCTCATATCGTCCTATGAAGACCTCTCCGAAGCCGCGCGTTACCTCGCAGAAACGGACGGGTGGACGCTTGACGACCTTACGACGGTCGCCGACGTGATCGGCGCGGAAGCCGAGCACAGCCGCGCCCTCGACGCTGCGCTCGGGCCCTATGCGTCGTGTATCGTCGTCAAAACCGAGGCCGAGGCGCGCCAGGCCATCGCGCTCCTGCGCGCCGGGCAGAAGGGGCGGACGAACATCATCGTCCTCTCACGCATCAAGAAGCCGATGCACTCCATCGAGATCATCGAGGAGGCGGCCGACCGAGGCGCGCGCCCGATGACGGACATCGCGCGGGTGCGGGAGCCGGCGTATCAGACGCTCTGCCAGACGCTGCTCCACAACTGCTTCCTCGTCAACTCGCTCGAACACGGCCAGGATCTCCTGGATACGATGGAGGAGATGGCGACGATGCTCTACGACACGGCCCTGCCGCTCCGGTATTACGCGCCGTCGGGCGAGTGGCTGGATGCCCGCGGCATCCTGTGTGGCGGCAGCTCGCGCGGCGACGACTCCGTCCGCACCGGCCGGCTCCAGCGCCGCGAACAATTCGAGGCCGCCGTCGAAAACCTGAAGAGCCTCAAGGCGGCGCTCGAACAGAAACAGCGGGTGTCCCAGCAGGTGCGTCAGGCCCTGGACGTTATCCCGGTCGACGGCAACCGCCAGGCCCTCCGCGAGGCCGAACAGCGCTACAACGAAGCCGAGCGGATGCACAGCCGCGTCCACCACGAACATCGCGCCGCCGAACAACGCCGCGATGAACTGGCGGACCGGATCGAGGGGATGATCGAAACGGTCACCTCGGGGCGCGTCCAGGTCGCCACGCTCCAGGAACCGGTCAGCGAACTAGAAGCCCGTGTCCAGGCCCTGCGGATCGAACGGGTGGCCTCCGAAGAAGCCTTCCGTGTCGCCGAAGCGGACAACCGTGAGGCGCTCAACAAATACAACGACGCCAACCTCGCCGCCGTCCAGGCGCGCAACCACTTCGACAACGTCAGTCGCGACGTCGATCGGAGCAAGCAGGACATCGGGCATCTCCAGGGTAGGCAGCAGGCGCGCGAACAACATGTCGCGTCCCTGAAACAGATCATCGAAGAAAACCTGGCCGCGAAAGAGAGCTACGATCTCCAGATCAAGGACCTCTATTCACTCCACGCCGACCTCGAAGCGGCGGTCTCGGAGGCCGAACAGGATCGAATCGAAACGCAGGAACGCATCCGCAACCTGGAGCTGCGCCTCCGCGCCCTGCGCCAGAGCCGCGAACAGGGCCTGCGCGAGGAAACCCAGCGCGCCGTCCGCCTCACTGAAGTCCAGACCAGGGCGACGGACCTGGCCAAAAATGTACTGGAGGATTATGAACGTTCGCTCATCGACGACCCCGTCGCCGTGCCGGCCGACTTCGACGACAAGGCGGCCCGCCAGGAGGTCCAGTCACTCCGCGCCCGCCTCCGCGCCATGGGCTCGATCAACGAACTGGCCCTCGAAAGCTACGAGGAAGAAAAGGAGCGCTTCGAGTTCATGAGCGCCCAGCGCAAGGACCTCGAAGAGGCCGAAAAGACGCTGCTCAACACGATCACCGAAATCAACGTCACGGCGGCGGCCTGTTTCGACGAGACCTTCCAGCAGGTGCGGATGAACTTCGCCCACCTGTTCTCCACCCTCTTCGGGAAGGACGACACCGCGGACCTCATCCTGACGGACCCCGAGGACCCGCTCGAGTCGCCCATCGAGATCGTCGCCAAGCCGAAGGGCAAACGTCCGAGCGCCATTTCGCAGCTATCCGGTGGTGAAAAGACGCTGACGGCCACCGCGCTGCTGTTCGCCATCTACCTCGTCAAGCCCAGCCCGTTTTGCATCCTCGACGAAGTGGATGCCCCGCTGGACGAGGCGAACGTGGAGCGGTTCATGCAGCTCATCCGCGAGTTCTCGGGCAACACGCAGTTCATCCTTGTTACGCACAACCGCCGCACGATGGAACTGGCCGACCGCCTCTACGGCATCACGATGCAGGAGCAGGGCGTCTCCAAACTCGTCGGCGTTAAGTTCGACGAACGAGTGACGCTTGTTGAAGAGGAATAG
- a CDS encoding DUF58 domain-containing protein, whose amino-acid sequence MEPNAALSYFRAMDLKELFKKIRQIEIRTKGLVEDVFGGEYHTAFKGQGMEFAEVRPYQYGDDIRSIDWNVTARTGSPHIKKFEEEREQTLMLLVDVSGSEDFGTQYKFKREIAAEICAIVAFSAIRNHDKVGMILFSDDVELFIPPKKGRRHVLRMIRDLYAHAQSNRGTNISAALNRVLHVLKRRSIVLLISDFMADAYERPLRAVASRHDTIAIHMQDPREEELPALGLVDLTDAETGETFTFDTRHAAARESFTRHARTHQAQTVELLRRLRVDRVGIATDEGYVEPLIQFFRRRSKKR is encoded by the coding sequence ATGGAACCCAACGCCGCGTTATCCTATTTTCGTGCCATGGACCTGAAAGAGCTTTTCAAAAAAATCCGCCAGATCGAGATCCGAACCAAGGGTCTCGTGGAAGACGTCTTCGGCGGCGAGTACCACACGGCCTTTAAAGGGCAGGGGATGGAATTCGCCGAGGTGCGTCCGTACCAGTACGGCGACGACATACGCAGCATCGACTGGAACGTGACGGCGCGGACCGGCAGCCCGCATATCAAGAAGTTCGAAGAGGAGCGCGAGCAAACGCTGATGCTGCTCGTCGATGTCAGCGGCTCGGAGGATTTTGGCACCCAGTACAAGTTCAAGCGCGAGATCGCGGCCGAGATATGCGCCATCGTCGCGTTCAGCGCGATCCGGAATCACGACAAAGTGGGGATGATCCTGTTTTCGGACGACGTGGAGCTGTTTATCCCCCCCAAAAAAGGCCGGCGGCACGTATTGCGTATGATTCGCGACCTCTACGCACACGCGCAGAGCAACCGCGGCACCAACATCAGCGCGGCTCTGAACCGCGTGCTCCACGTGCTGAAGCGGCGTTCGATCGTGCTGTTGATCAGCGACTTCATGGCGGACGCGTATGAGCGGCCGTTGCGCGCCGTCGCCTCGCGGCACGACACGATCGCCATCCACATGCAGGACCCTCGGGAAGAGGAACTGCCCGCGCTGGGTCTGGTTGACCTGACGGACGCCGAAACGGGCGAAACGTTTACGTTCGACACGCGCCATGCCGCCGCTCGCGAGAGCTTCACCCGGCACGCGCGCACGCATCAGGCGCAAACGGTCGAGTTGCTGCGCCGGCTCCGGGTAGATCGGGTTGGAATCGCCACCGACGAAGGGTATGTCGAGCCGCTGATCCAGTTTTTCCGTCGTAGGAGCAAAAAGAGATGA
- the clpB gene encoding ATP-dependent chaperone ClpB produces the protein MNLQKFTVKAQETVKRATEIAASNNHQGVEPVHLLKAFQSDSAGVIQSIFNKLGVNAGFLEVKADQLMAKLPVVTGSSVSGQFIGQELKKVFDRALAEAEVLKDEYVASEHLLIGLAEGKNELGAFLREQGVDKESILGRLKDIRGGQRASDPHAEDRYDALKRYTRDLNDLARKGKIDPVIGRDEEIRRVLQILSRRTKNNPVLIGEPGVGKTAIAEGLAIRIVQGDVPESLKSKRILALDLGALIAGAKYRGEFEDRLKSVVKEVTDSGGELVLFIDEIHTLVGAGAAEGAVDAANILKPALARGELRAIGATTLDEYRKYLEKDKALERRFQTVLVDEPSVEDTISILRGIKDRYEVHHGVRILDGAIVAAAELSHRYITARFLPDKAIDLIDEAAARLRIEIDSMPEALDDLERQIRQLEIEREAVKRDGAGDNAKLSAINEERANLEEARNELQVRWRQEKDLIVTIQQAKEEIEGLRTEAENLERKGDYGKVAEIRYGRIPQLEKQVGEAKSSLDEVQKKGALLKEEIDAEDIAAIVSRWTGIPVSRMLESEREKLLKMEEELARRIVGQKDALEAVSNAVRRGRAGLQEASRPIGSFIFLGTTGVGKTELAKALASFLFNDEQALIRIDMSEYQERHTVSRLIGAPPGYVGHEEGGQLTEAVRRRPYAVILLDEIEKAHPEVFNILLQVLDDGRLTDNKGRTADFKNTIIIMTSNLGSEVIQERIDALDGDLTPSAEARLQDELMALLKKRLRPEFLNRIDEVVMFHPLRKEEIRRIVEIQFARIQRIAAQSHHITLQLTGRAMDWLAAGGFDPVFGARPLKRVLQRQVENKLAEELLSGWIQEGDTVLIDLAGDKSGLTFEIEKHPEVVEA, from the coding sequence ATGAACTTGCAGAAATTTACGGTTAAGGCGCAGGAAACCGTCAAGCGCGCCACCGAAATCGCCGCTTCCAACAACCACCAGGGCGTCGAACCTGTCCATCTGCTCAAGGCGTTCCAGAGCGACTCGGCGGGCGTCATCCAGTCGATCTTTAATAAGCTGGGCGTCAACGCCGGCTTCCTGGAGGTCAAGGCCGATCAACTGATGGCCAAACTGCCCGTCGTCACCGGCTCCAGCGTGTCGGGCCAGTTCATCGGTCAAGAACTCAAAAAAGTGTTCGACCGCGCCCTGGCCGAGGCGGAAGTGCTCAAAGACGAATACGTCGCCAGCGAGCACCTGCTCATCGGCCTCGCCGAAGGCAAAAATGAGCTCGGCGCCTTCCTGCGCGAACAGGGGGTAGATAAAGAAAGCATCCTTGGGCGACTCAAAGATATCCGCGGCGGCCAGCGCGCCTCCGACCCGCATGCGGAGGACCGATACGATGCCCTCAAGCGCTACACGCGCGACCTGAACGACCTCGCCCGGAAGGGGAAAATCGACCCCGTGATCGGGCGCGACGAAGAGATTCGCCGCGTGCTCCAGATCCTCTCGCGCCGCACCAAAAACAACCCGGTGCTGATCGGCGAACCCGGCGTCGGCAAAACCGCCATCGCTGAAGGCCTCGCCATCCGCATCGTGCAGGGCGACGTGCCCGAGAGCTTGAAGTCGAAGCGTATCCTCGCGCTCGACCTCGGCGCGCTCATCGCCGGCGCCAAATACCGCGGTGAGTTCGAAGACCGCCTCAAGTCCGTGGTGAAGGAAGTGACCGACTCGGGCGGCGAGCTGGTCTTGTTCATCGACGAGATCCACACCCTTGTGGGCGCCGGCGCGGCCGAGGGCGCCGTCGACGCGGCCAATATCCTCAAGCCTGCCCTCGCCCGCGGCGAGCTGCGCGCCATTGGCGCCACGACGCTCGACGAATACCGCAAATACCTCGAAAAAGATAAGGCCCTCGAGCGCCGGTTTCAGACGGTGCTCGTCGATGAACCCAGCGTCGAGGATACGATCTCCATCCTGCGAGGCATCAAGGACCGCTACGAGGTGCACCACGGCGTGCGCATCCTGGACGGCGCCATTGTCGCGGCCGCGGAACTCAGCCACCGGTATATCACCGCCCGATTCTTGCCGGATAAGGCGATCGACCTCATCGACGAGGCCGCCGCGCGGCTTCGGATCGAGATCGACTCCATGCCCGAGGCACTGGATGACCTCGAACGTCAGATCCGGCAGCTCGAAATCGAGCGTGAGGCCGTGAAACGCGACGGCGCCGGCGACAACGCCAAGCTGAGCGCCATCAACGAGGAGCGCGCCAACCTCGAAGAGGCGCGCAACGAACTGCAGGTCCGCTGGCGGCAGGAGAAAGACCTGATCGTCACGATCCAGCAGGCGAAGGAAGAGATCGAAGGCCTCCGCACCGAGGCCGAGAACCTGGAGCGGAAGGGGGACTACGGAAAGGTGGCCGAGATCCGCTACGGCCGCATCCCCCAGCTGGAAAAACAGGTCGGTGAAGCCAAGTCGTCCCTCGACGAGGTACAGAAAAAAGGGGCGCTGCTAAAGGAGGAAATCGACGCCGAGGACATCGCGGCCATCGTTTCGCGGTGGACCGGCATCCCGGTGTCGCGGATGCTGGAGAGCGAGCGCGAGAAGCTGTTGAAGATGGAAGAAGAACTCGCGCGCCGGATCGTTGGCCAGAAGGATGCACTGGAGGCTGTTTCTAACGCCGTGCGCCGCGGGCGCGCCGGCCTGCAGGAGGCTTCGCGGCCCATCGGCTCGTTCATTTTCCTGGGCACCACCGGCGTCGGCAAGACCGAACTCGCCAAAGCCCTCGCCAGCTTCCTGTTCAACGACGAGCAGGCGCTCATCCGGATCGACATGAGCGAATACCAGGAGCGGCACACCGTGAGTCGGCTCATCGGCGCGCCCCCGGGGTATGTCGGCCACGAGGAAGGGGGGCAGCTGACCGAGGCGGTCCGCCGCCGGCCCTACGCCGTCATCCTGCTCGACGAGATCGAGAAGGCGCACCCGGAGGTGTTCAATATCCTTCTGCAAGTACTGGACGACGGCCGGCTGACCGACAATAAGGGCCGAACGGCCGATTTCAAGAATACGATCATCATCATGACGAGCAACCTCGGCTCCGAGGTCATCCAGGAGCGCATCGACGCGCTCGACGGCGACCTCACGCCGTCGGCCGAGGCGCGGCTGCAGGATGAGCTGATGGCGCTGCTCAAAAAACGGCTCCGCCCCGAATTCCTGAACCGGATCGACGAGGTGGTCATGTTCCATCCGCTCCGCAAGGAAGAGATCCGCCGGATCGTCGAGATCCAGTTTGCGCGCATCCAGCGGATCGCCGCCCAGAGCCACCACATCACGCTGCAACTCACCGGGAGGGCTATGGACTGGCTGGCCGCCGGTGGGTTCGACCCCGTCTTCGGCGCCCGGCCCCTCAAGCGCGTCCTCCAGCGCCAGGTGGAGAACAAACTCGCCGAAGAGCTGCTCTCGGGCTGGATTCAGGAAGGGGACACCGTGCTGATCGACCTCGCGGGGGATAAATCCGGTCTTACGTTCGAAATCGAAAAACACCCGGAAGTGGTCGAGGCCTAG